The Equus caballus isolate H_3958 breed thoroughbred chromosome 13, TB-T2T, whole genome shotgun sequence genome includes a window with the following:
- the LOC138917214 gene encoding laforin-like, which yields MRRAWRSGAESLGMFATTVPARVRLHSRELLICTLMFPDGGCGSRCCGSSEEATSRSAAPPGVGGRFCASGGANETHAAPPRAGRGRLRAPVPPGAQRIPARRPAGATAQAWPLRVGRGGARRRPVQQPLGRAGVPSGFGPTPRSSVLLPEAGARGAQGRRPAGSSSGGADAQRLRGGTWPGSGPRSPGRSRGLQLAAAGGRAEVLVQRPGRRAHLGRARRRRPCSPAAGAGRPPRPACPSRASPSSLGKARERRPPLSGPGAAEDRGARPRGGEKRGSASAGPAVIAGCSANLRALTRGAAPRRSDICPPGRGAPRARPCGRSAPGTPAAPAGDLAGRSARPPRPPPTQSSRPRALVSPGPRPRAAARAPGPARGAAPSPPGRPTEPRRGLRRAVTATTPGRRALVGMGRRVRPLSA from the coding sequence ATGCGCCGCGCCTGGAGGTCCGGGGCCGAGAGCCTGGGGATGTTCGCGACCACAGTCCCTGCCCGGGTTCGCCTACACTCCCGGGAACTGCTGATATGCACGTTAATGTTCCCTGATGGAGGCTGCGGGTCCAGATGCTGTGGGAGCTCAGAAGAGGCCACGTCTAGAAGCGCCGCGCCCCCGGGTGTGGGTGGCCGATTCTGCGCATCCGGAGGGGCCAACGAGACACACGCCGCCCCAcccagggcagggagaggccGCCTCCGCGCACCGGTGCCTCCCGGCGCCCAGCGGATCCCAGCTCGCCGGCCCGCGGGAGCTACGGCGCAGGCGTGGCCCCTCCGGGTCGGGCGGGGTGGGGCGAGGCGCCGGCCGGTGCAGCAGCCTCTTGGCCGGGCCGGCGTCCCCTCGGGATTCGGCCCCACTCCGCGCTCCTCCGTCCTCCTCCCCGAGGCGGGGGCGCGCGGGGCGCAAGGTCGCCGCCCGGCGGGGAGCTCATCCGGCGGCGCAGACGCCCAGCGGCTCCGGGGAGGGACTTGGCCTGGGTCTGGCCCTCGCTCACCGGGGAGGAGCCGAGGGCTGCAGCTGGcggcggccggcgggcgggcggaggtCCTGGTGCAGCGGCCCGGCCGGAGGGCCCATCTCGGCCGtgcccgccgccgccggccctgCTCTCCCGCTGCGGGAGCCGGgcgccccccgcgccccgccTGCCCCTCTCGGGCCTCTCCGTCGTCTCTCGGGAAAGCCCGGGAGAGGCGCCCTCCCCTTAGCGGGCCCGGAGCTGCGGAGGATCGCGGGGCGCGGccgaggggaggagaaaagagagggagcGCGTCGGCCGGGCCGGCCGTGATCGCCGGCTGCTCCGCCAATCTGCGGGCGCTGACGCGGGGGGCGGCTCCGCGGCGCTCGGATATCTGCccgcccgggcgcggggcgccgAGAGCTCGGCCGTGCGGGCGCAGCGCTCCAGGGACGCCGGCTGCACCTGCCGGGGACCTCGCCGGCCGCTCCGCGCGCCCCCCGCGCCCGCCCCCAACTCAGTCCTCGCGGCCGCGCGCCCTCGTCTCCCCCGGTCCCCGCCCCCGGGCCGCAGCGAGAGCGCCGGGCCCTGCCCGAGGAGCCGCCCCTTCTCCGCCCGGCCGGCCCACGGAGCCGCGGAGAGGACTGCGCCGCGCCGTCACCGCCACCACGCCGGGCCGCCGCGCCCTGGTCGGCATGGGCCGCCGCGTCCGGCCCCTGAGCGCCTGA